In Monodelphis domestica isolate mMonDom1 chromosome 3, mMonDom1.pri, whole genome shotgun sequence, the following proteins share a genomic window:
- the LOC130458456 gene encoding zinc finger protein 883-like: MFPPRLLSWQWNFLRPAPQASRQGWEKMEALHHMDSLELHCCLYRDPGVPGMPFERDRLPAQEALRFKDVAVDFTREEWHLLSPSQKKLYKEVMLENARNLLSVEGETRPEMKVNPTEMSPSVEEMDVQRFMSDGPDNFAFKKFFVAPQHSSRIEHQRTHTEEKSSETNQSQKIFMHRASLAGHQRIHPGEKPYECNQCGKTFTNNSHLAVHQRIHTGEKPYECNQCGKTFTNNSRLAVHQKIHTGEKPYECKQCGKTFNRRDNLVIHQRIHIGEKPYECNQCRKTFSRKDNLAVHQRIHTGEKPYECKQCGKTFNQCSRLVYHQRMHTGEKPYECKQCGKTFSLSSKLVIHQRIHIGEKPYECNQCRKTFCRRDNLAVHQRTHTGEKPYECKQCGKTFTRSSNLAYHQIMHTGEKPYECKQCGKTFSLSSKLVIHQRIHTGEKPYECMQCRKTFNLNSELVIHQRIHTGEKLYECNQCRKTFSRRDNLAVHQRIHTGEKPYECKQCGKTFSWSSSLSDHQRMHTGEKP, translated from the exons AGACAAGGCTGGGAAAAAATGGAGGCTCTTCACCACATGGACTCATTGGAGTTGCATTGCTGCCTCTATAGGGATCCTGGAGTCCCAGGGATGCCCTTTGAGCGGGACAGACTCCCAGCCCAG GAGGCGTTGAggttcaaggatgtggctgtggacttcacccggGAGGAATGGCACCTCTTGTCCCCTTCTCAGAAGAAGCTCtacaaggaggtgatgctggagaatgccaGGAACCTGCTCTCAGTGG aaggAGAGACCAGACCTGAAATGAAGGTGAATCCAACAGAAATGAGCCCTTCTGTGGAAGAAATGGATGTACAAAGATTCATGAGTGATGGTCCCGATAACTTTGCTTTCAAAAAATTCTTTGTTGCACCTCAACATTCATCTCGTATTGAACATCAAAGAACACACACTGAGGAAAAATCTAGTGAAACTAATCAGTCCCAAAAGATTTTTATGCACAGGGCCAGCCTTGCTGGACATCAAAGGATCCAccctggagagaaaccttatgaatgcaaccaatgtggaaagacattcacaaataactcccatcttgctgtacatcagagaatccacactggggagaaaccttatgaatgcaaccaatgtggaaagacattcacaaaTAACTCccgtcttgctgtacatcagaaaatccacactggtgagaaaccatatgaatgcaaacaatgtggaaagacattcaatcgGAGGGACAATCTtgttatacatcagagaatccacattggggagaaaccttatgaatgcaaccaatgtagaaagacattcagtcggaaggacaatcttgctgtacatcagagaatccatactggggagaaaccttatgaatgcaagcagtgtggaaagacattcaatcaGTGCTCCAGGCTTGTTTAccatcagagaatgcacactggggagaaaccatatgaatgcaagcaatgtggaaagacattcagtctgaGCTCTAAGCTTGTTATACACCAGAGAATCCAcattggagagaaaccttatgaatgcaaccaatgtAGAAAGACATTCTGTCGGAGGGacaatcttgctgtacatcagagaacccatactggggagaaaccttatgaatgcaagcagtgtggaaagacattcactcgGAGCTCCAATCTTGCTTACCATCAGAtaatgcacactggggagaaaccttatgaatgtaagcaatgtggaaagacattcagtctgaGCTCTAAGCTTGTTATACaccagagaatccatactggagagaaaccttatgaatgtatgCAATGTAGAAAGACATTCAATCTGAACTCTGAGCTtgttatacatcagagaatccacactggggagaaactttatgaatgcaaccaatgtAGAAAGACATTTAGTCGGAGGGacaatcttgctgtacatcagagaatccatactggggagaaaccttatgaatgtaagcagtgtggaaagacattcagttggAGCTCTAGTCTTTCTGAccatcagagaatgcacactggggagaaaccataA